A region from the Triticum urartu cultivar G1812 chromosome 1, Tu2.1, whole genome shotgun sequence genome encodes:
- the LOC125540796 gene encoding uncharacterized protein LOC125540796, which produces MASVEELEDEEEEEVEGLEPLLYDRAKWVAWAVEEKEWSRREEEEKTRKREESRRRSEAHDKVMDSIIEHDPKVGRDVYTRFFLRDFSVFNIDEESSVPPMRYTDSIYQDEFGLEDSANILSVSIVSSDVGFPVNVYGRVIARDSIDYKCIYLFHRNRDDCQHLNKDGMLILTGPYRGLVLVDFIYLEIDLKIREEGVPDRPFSKGLISIDGRVLSREKDVMVRSETLESWLSTTEVRFTTVLNAVECTFEIKLIEGLFKGNITVGIADKARKLDNEQTIVIHDSTADGVVTSDESGVIKLRRSVITICLERNVMFCINNEAAGVCPERTFDFTPRRTGVDEEEITCGAGKFGFRIVWSLMDFRL; this is translated from the exons ATGGCATCTGTAGAGGAGTtggaggatgaggaggaggaggaggtggagggctTAGAGCCTTTATTGTATGACCGGGCAAAGTGGGTGGCCTGGGCGGTGGAGGAGAAGGAGTGGTCCCGGCGGGAGGAAGAGGAGAAGACTCGGAAGCGGGAGGAGAGCCGGCGGAGAAGCGAGGCACACGACAAGGTCATGGACTCCATCATCGAGCACGATCCCAAGGTGGGGCGCGACGTCTACACCCGGTTTTTCCTCAGGGACTTCTCCGTCTTCAACATCGACGAGGAGT CGTCTGTCCCTCCAATGCGATACACCGATAGTATCTACCAAGATGAATTTGGGCTAGAAGACTCTGCAAACATCCTCTCTGTCAGCATAGTCTCCTCAGATGTAGGCTTCCCAGTCAATGTCTATGGCCGTGTCATTGCCAGAGACAGCATTGACTACAAGTGCATTTATCTCTTTCACCGCAATAGAGATGATTGCCAGCATCTCAACAAG GATGGAATGCTGATTTTAACTGGCCCATATCGAGGTCTAGTGCTGGTTGATTTCATCTATCTAGAGATAGATCTTAAAATAAGGGAAGAAGGAGTTCCAGACAGGCCATTTAGCAAGGGTCTAATAAGCATTGATGGCCGAGTACTGTCTAGAGAGAAAGATGTCATGGTTAGAAGTGAAACCCTTGAGAGCTGGCTCAGCACTACAGAAGTGAGATTCACAACTGTCCTGAATGCAGTCGAGTGCACCTTTGAAATCAAGCTCATTGAGGGGCTTTTTAAAGGAAATATAACAGTTGGCATCGCGGATAAAGCTCGCAAGCTGGACAATGAACAAACGATTGTGATTCATGATAGCACAGCAGATGGCGTGGTTACAAGTGATGAAAGTGGAGTTATCAAACTCCGGCGAAGTGTCATTACTATCTGTCTGGAAAGAAATGTGATGTTTTGCATAAATAATGAGGCTGCTGGTGTTTGTCCTGAACGAACCTTTGATTTCACTCCACGCCGCACTGGTGTAGATGAAGAGGAAATTACGTGTGGTGCTGGGAAGTTCGGATTCAGGATTGTCTGGTCCTTGATGGACTTTAGGCTGTAA